From a single Leptidea sinapis chromosome 1, ilLepSina1.1, whole genome shotgun sequence genomic region:
- the LOC126966769 gene encoding lysosomal acid glucosylceramidase-like isoform X1, which yields MVVLSRKDAATHLPFYVSLSRLLRHPLEEMGWCYSDKPCASKQIPGESVVCVCNATYCDELQRSIPSKDTFYVYTSSEGGLRFRKQAGIFATRSDDLRKFHLVLDPKKTYQKIQGFGGSVTDAAGINWKSLTPTLRKSLIDSYYGIRGLEYNMARVPIGGSDFSTHPYAYNELPVNDVHLTNFTLAPEDFQFKLPMIHHIMNTSKVPVDIVATTWSPPPWMKNNNEFTGFSRLRTEYYQTYSDYHVKFLQKYKSEGVSIWGITTTNEPIDGVFNLVPFNSLGWTSAEMGEWIVNNLGPTIRNSEFKDLKILTCDDQRYTIPTWFAGLTNEYPEVLQYIDGIGVHFYGDKVSPAHYLDMVTNKYPDKFILATEACEGAYPWETSVILGSWNRAKSYITDIIEDLNHNIVGWIDWNLCLDSEGGPNWAKNFVDSPIIVFADKQEFYKQPMYYALGHISKFIPRQSYRIAVETSEGSDNSVAFVTPRNTTVIVLYNDDDEKTIHIKCGEKALQLKLEKRSIVTVELCNADT from the exons ATGGTGGTGCTATCTCGGAAGGATGCTGCTACCCATCTTCCATTCtatgtatcccttagtcgcctcttacgacacccactgGAAGAGATGGGGTGGTGTTATTCTG ataAGCCATGTGCTTCGAAGCAGATTCCTGGAGAATCAGTGGTATGTGTTTGTAATGCGACTTACTGCGATGAGCTACAGAGGTCCATACCCAGTAAAGACACCTTCTATGTTTATACTTCTTCTGAG GGCGGATTAAGATTTCGGAAACAGGCTGGGATTTTTGCAACAAGGAGTG ATGATTTAAGAAAGTTCCACCTTGTTTTGGATCCAAAAAAGACTTATCAAAAAATACAAGGGTTTGGTGGTTCTGTAACTGATGCGGCTGGAATCAACTGGAAAAGTTTAACGCCAACATTACGTAAAAGTTTAATAGA ctCGTATTACGGTATCCGTGGTCTTGAGTACAACATGGCGCGGGTACCAATCGGTGGCTCTGACTTCTCTACTCACCCATACGCTTACAACGAGTTGCCAGTTAATGATGTGCATCTAACAAACTTCACCCTAGCCCCTGAGGACTTCCAGTTCAAA cTACCAATGATTCACCATATTATGAATACATCTAAAGTTCCAGTGGATATCGTAGCGACTACTTGGTCGCCACCACCCTGGATGAAGAACAACAATGAATTTACAGGCTTCAGTCGGCTGAGGACTGAATACTATCAAACATATAGTGATTACCATGTTAA atttttgcaaaaatataaatcCGAAGGTGTATCAATATGGGGTATTACAACAACGAACGAACCGATTGATGGTGTATTCAATTTGGTTCCATTTAATTCTCTTGGATGGACTTCTGCTGAAATG GGTGAATGGATAGTCAATAATTTGGGTCCAACAATAAGAAATTCTGAATTTaaagatttgaaaattttgacATGTGACGATCAACGCTACACGATACCAACCTGGTTTGCCGGT TTAACAAATGAATATCCAGAGGTATTGCAGTATATTGATGGTATTGGAGTACACTTCTACGGCGACAAAGTGAGCCCTGCACACTATTTGGATATGGTAACGAATAAATACCCcgataaatttattttggcTACCGAAGCCTGTGAAG GTGCATATCCTTGGGAAACCTCAGTTATATTGGGATCATGGAACAGAGCAAAATCTTATATTACAGATATTATCGAG GACTTAAACCACAACATTGTCGGATGGATAGATTGGAACTTGTGCCTGGACTCAGAAGGAGGTCCAAATTGGGCCAAAAATTTCGTCGACTCGCCTATAATAGTTTTTGCTGACAAACAAGAGTTTTATAAACAACCAATGTATTACGCCTTGGGTCATATTTCTAAGTTCATTCCGAGGCAGTCTTATAGGATTGCTGTCGAGACTTCCGAAGGATCGGATAACAGCGTTGCATTTGTGACACCAAGGAATACTACGGTCATTGTTTTGTACAACGA TGATGATGAGAAAACTATTCACATAAAATGTGGCGAGAAAGCTTTACAATTGAAACTTGAGAAGAGATCAATAGTAACGGTGGAATTATGTAACGCCGATACATAG
- the LOC126966769 gene encoding lysosomal acid glucosylceramidase-like isoform X2, with translation MIKFLPVFILTTYYSYANIQDKPCASKQIPGESVVCVCNATYCDELQRSIPSKDTFYVYTSSEGGLRFRKQAGIFATRSDDLRKFHLVLDPKKTYQKIQGFGGSVTDAAGINWKSLTPTLRKSLIDSYYGIRGLEYNMARVPIGGSDFSTHPYAYNELPVNDVHLTNFTLAPEDFQFKLPMIHHIMNTSKVPVDIVATTWSPPPWMKNNNEFTGFSRLRTEYYQTYSDYHVKFLQKYKSEGVSIWGITTTNEPIDGVFNLVPFNSLGWTSAEMGEWIVNNLGPTIRNSEFKDLKILTCDDQRYTIPTWFAGLTNEYPEVLQYIDGIGVHFYGDKVSPAHYLDMVTNKYPDKFILATEACEGAYPWETSVILGSWNRAKSYITDIIEDLNHNIVGWIDWNLCLDSEGGPNWAKNFVDSPIIVFADKQEFYKQPMYYALGHISKFIPRQSYRIAVETSEGSDNSVAFVTPRNTTVIVLYNDDDEKTIHIKCGEKALQLKLEKRSIVTVELCNADT, from the exons ATGATAAAATTTTTGCCTGTGTTTATATTGACGACATATTATTCTTATGCTAATATTCAAG ataAGCCATGTGCTTCGAAGCAGATTCCTGGAGAATCAGTGGTATGTGTTTGTAATGCGACTTACTGCGATGAGCTACAGAGGTCCATACCCAGTAAAGACACCTTCTATGTTTATACTTCTTCTGAG GGCGGATTAAGATTTCGGAAACAGGCTGGGATTTTTGCAACAAGGAGTG ATGATTTAAGAAAGTTCCACCTTGTTTTGGATCCAAAAAAGACTTATCAAAAAATACAAGGGTTTGGTGGTTCTGTAACTGATGCGGCTGGAATCAACTGGAAAAGTTTAACGCCAACATTACGTAAAAGTTTAATAGA ctCGTATTACGGTATCCGTGGTCTTGAGTACAACATGGCGCGGGTACCAATCGGTGGCTCTGACTTCTCTACTCACCCATACGCTTACAACGAGTTGCCAGTTAATGATGTGCATCTAACAAACTTCACCCTAGCCCCTGAGGACTTCCAGTTCAAA cTACCAATGATTCACCATATTATGAATACATCTAAAGTTCCAGTGGATATCGTAGCGACTACTTGGTCGCCACCACCCTGGATGAAGAACAACAATGAATTTACAGGCTTCAGTCGGCTGAGGACTGAATACTATCAAACATATAGTGATTACCATGTTAA atttttgcaaaaatataaatcCGAAGGTGTATCAATATGGGGTATTACAACAACGAACGAACCGATTGATGGTGTATTCAATTTGGTTCCATTTAATTCTCTTGGATGGACTTCTGCTGAAATG GGTGAATGGATAGTCAATAATTTGGGTCCAACAATAAGAAATTCTGAATTTaaagatttgaaaattttgacATGTGACGATCAACGCTACACGATACCAACCTGGTTTGCCGGT TTAACAAATGAATATCCAGAGGTATTGCAGTATATTGATGGTATTGGAGTACACTTCTACGGCGACAAAGTGAGCCCTGCACACTATTTGGATATGGTAACGAATAAATACCCcgataaatttattttggcTACCGAAGCCTGTGAAG GTGCATATCCTTGGGAAACCTCAGTTATATTGGGATCATGGAACAGAGCAAAATCTTATATTACAGATATTATCGAG GACTTAAACCACAACATTGTCGGATGGATAGATTGGAACTTGTGCCTGGACTCAGAAGGAGGTCCAAATTGGGCCAAAAATTTCGTCGACTCGCCTATAATAGTTTTTGCTGACAAACAAGAGTTTTATAAACAACCAATGTATTACGCCTTGGGTCATATTTCTAAGTTCATTCCGAGGCAGTCTTATAGGATTGCTGTCGAGACTTCCGAAGGATCGGATAACAGCGTTGCATTTGTGACACCAAGGAATACTACGGTCATTGTTTTGTACAACGA TGATGATGAGAAAACTATTCACATAAAATGTGGCGAGAAAGCTTTACAATTGAAACTTGAGAAGAGATCAATAGTAACGGTGGAATTATGTAACGCCGATACATAG